The Candidatus Nanopelagicales bacterium genome includes the window GAGCGACTCCGGGGCGTGGACGTCGAGCGCCACTCGGCGGGCCCGGGCCACCACGGCGAGCTGGACCGCGAGGGCGAAGACGGGGCTGCGGGTCGCGTCCACCCGGACCAGAGTCCGGACGAACCGCTCCTCCTCGGCGCAGCGGGCCCGGACCGCCGGGTCGCGCGGGTCGAGCACCCCGTCGGCGAGGCTGTCGAGCAGGGGCAGCGTCGTCTGCTCCAGGGTCGCGAAACGGGCCCTGCTGACCTCCAGCGCCCGTGCCGCCGCCGCCAGTTCCGCCGCCGCTCCCGCCGCGTCGGCGCGGGCCCGCTCGTATGCGTGCACCTGGCCGCGGACGGCCCGGGCGAACAGCGCGCCGGCCACCAGCAGGGCCCCGCCCGGTCGGACGATCTCCAGCGGGTCGAACCCCATCGTGGCCCACCACGTGCCGAGGGCCGCGACCCACGACCAGGTCGGCCCGACCATGACCACGACCAGGAGAACCGCGCTCATCGCCTCCGAGCTCCACGAGGACCACACGTCCGGCGCGACACCGTCCAGGGCTCGCTGCTCCAGCAGGTAGACGAGCGGTGTGGCGATGCATGCGGCGCCCACGTCCCACCAGGTCAACCGGCGGCGGCGTACGCCGGACACGGACAGCCACGCGGCGAGGGCCAGGAACACGGCCATCCCCGCCGCGGTCCAGACGACCAGGGGGTACTCGTCCCACGACACCGCGAGGGTGGCGACCGACAGCACGGCCGTGGGGAGCAGGATCGCCGGCGCCACCAGCGTCGTCACCTTGGCGGCGTCGGCGGCGTAGTGCTCGTCCGCGAGCGAGGCCAGCGTCGGGGACCAGGTGATCCGCACGCTGGTCCCGGCGCCGCCGGGGGAGGTGATGATCACCGAGCCGCCGATGCCCTCGACGGCGCCGCGGATGCTGCGGTCGATGCCGAGTCGTCGCTCCGACGCGGCCAGGTCCATGCCCTGCCCGTCGTCGGTGACGGTGAGGACCACTTCGTCCGGGGCGTGCGGGGACGGGGCGGCGGTGACGCTGACCCGGGTGGCGCGCGCGTGCCGGGCGGCGTTGCGGACCGCCTCGGCGGCGGCGTCGAGCAGGACGTGTCGCTCGGGCTCGGGGACCGAGGACAGTGCCCCGAGGGAGGCCTCGGTCGTCGCCCCCGAGGCCCGGGCATCCGCTAGCGCCCGGGCCAGTCGGCTCTGCGGTGCCACGTCCGGTGCTTCGCCGGCGCCGACGTGCGCCGGACCCGGCTCGGGTATCCCGGCGCGCCCCAGCGCGCGGATGTCGCGGGCCGCCTCGGCGCAGGTTCGCTCGACGTCGCGGACCCGGTCGTCGCCGACGCCCCAGCCGACAGCGGTGAGCGTGTTGAGCACCGAGTCGTGCAGGAGCCGCTCGCGGGCGGCGGTGTCCCGGGCCACGGCTTCGGTGACCCGCGCGGCCATCGCGGTTCGCAGTAGGTCGTCGAAGGCCACCGCCACCGAGCCGGCGGCGCGGCGCAGGGTGGTCGAGGACGCGGTGGCCGCGACGCCCAGCGTCACGGCATACAGGCCGTAGAGGTAGGCGTGCTCGTGCGGCTGGCCGCCGTGCTCGGTCGTGGTGAGGGCGGCGACCTCGATCACGGCGCCGGCCGCGGTGATGACCAGGGCGCTGCGGGCGGCGAGCCGCAGGCCCGCGTAGGACACGGTCACGTTGACCAGGGACGCGTCCGCGGGCCAGTCCGCCAGCCCCCCCCCCGGCCCGAGCATGAACAGCAGGGCGGCTCCGGCGAGCGCGGCGACGTTGGCGACCTCCGCGGCATGGCGCCACCGACGCCAGGGCTCGGGGCCCCAGGTGGTGGCGACGACGGCCACCAGGGTCACGCCGGTGAGGACGATGACGGCGGCCATCAACGGGTCGTCCTGCGACCACGGCCACAGCCGCGGATCGGCCCAGATCCAGGCCAGCTGCCACACGACGGCGAAGGCGATGAGACCCCGCTCCACCACCTCGACCGCGGGATCGGGGCCACGGCGGGGCGCCGGGGCCGCGGTCGCAGCTCCGGTGGCGGTCGCGTCCTGCAGCCCCATCGGACCCCCGTCCACGTGCTGGCCCGACGGTACCCCAGGGGGTGGCCCTGCGCGGGTCGGCGGGAGCGCTCCAGGACCGGCGTTCCTGCCCCGGGCACGGCCCCCCGGACGTAGCCTGGCTATTCGGGCCGCAGCGAGGAGGCGCGCCGGTGGCCGGTGACCACGAGCCCACCCTGATCCAGTCGGTGCAGCGCGCGCTGCACCTGATGGAGGAGTGCGCTGCCGCCGAGGGCCGGGCCACCGCGAAGGAACTGGCCCGTCGGACCGGCCTGGCCCTGCCCACGACGTACCACCTGTTGCGCACCCTGGTGCACGAGGGCTACCTGCAGCGGCTGGAGGACGGCTCGTACGCCCTGGGCCACCGGATGGACCTGGTGGTCGGGCGCGGACGAGCTGCTCGAGCCGTCGCGCAGGCCCGGCCGGCACTGGAGTGGCTGCGGGACGAGCTGACGGTGCCGGTGTATCTCGCGCTGCACGACGACGGCGAGATCGTGGTGGCCGAGATCGTCGACGGGCCGAAGGCGCCGCGGATCGACCTGTGGGTGGGGATGCACGACGCCGCGCACGCCACCGCGCTGGGGAAGTGCATCCTGGCCCACCTGGCCGAGGAGGACCGCGAGGACTACCTGGCCCGGCACCCCCTGCACCGGCTCACGCCGAACACGACGGTGGACCGCACCCGGCTGCGGGACGACCTGCGCGAGCACCCGCAGATCGCGCTGGACCGGGAGGAGTACGCCGTGGGCGTCTCTTGCGCCGCAGCCCCGGTCGTCACGGACCGGCTGATCGGGTCGGTGGGCTTCTCCACCACGGCGCGCGGCCGGCGGGGGGACCTGCGCCGCGCCGCCGAGGCGCTGCGGGAGACGGCCACCCGGGTGTCCCGCACCCTCGCCCTGGCCTGAGCTCCCGGCCTACCCCCTCCGCGGACGCCCACGCCCCGGTCACCTTCCGTGTGGTGGG containing:
- a CDS encoding IclR family transcriptional regulator C-terminal domain-containing protein; its protein translation is MAGDHEPTLIQSVQRALHLMEECAAAEGRATAKELARRTGLALPTTYHLLRTLVHEGYLQRLEDGSYALGHRMDLVVGRGRAARAVAQARPALEWLRDELTVPVYLALHDDGEIVVAEIVDGPKAPRIDLWVGMHDAAHATALGKCILAHLAEEDREDYLARHPLHRLTPNTTVDRTRLRDDLREHPQIALDREEYAVGVSCAAAPVVTDRLIGSVGFSTTARGRRGDLRRAAEALRETATRVSRTLALA